A genomic region of Candidatus Paceibacterota bacterium contains the following coding sequences:
- a CDS encoding dihydrodipicolinate synthase family protein: MTPLLAVNSFNHVRRNQIRENMRSAAKPVSREQVPVCLLADDATSADQIALSVCETLGGRVITTDARSLSQKASPLDESCVWVVNSGTRALSRAEAQVRNQQLAARFPSGESNLPLLQIDSRLRGIGNALRGFYESLDCAFLLFVPAEPELGRLVEHSHYYHVEAGRLRPFHESVLAKPEEHSWTSSDLREFIAAELGILREQVVSIDTGIMTRGPDAVLGFLRGLQPQGKFVLMPDVCKPEDFEAVISAKLALSREKILVAGSRTFLRAYFAAVAANNTKPKQATLLSASIDRRIRSAPLAVVCSLEPAMNSQVEYARQALGPNLVAVVFDSSVIRAGDQAIRREVDRAQHLVLQGLKAMRPVLLQSSRDRIAEDPVFQQAHLNALGKVVAHKQLPRQVSSLFISGGQTAEMIRNALGISAVEMKGAFREGIPWGLALEGSFKSIPLVTKGGRLGRDEVLFEFFEQGHPLPRANILPVVTPLTSDRQIDEAGIEKLIHHLVFLGATDIFAVGNAGEFRFLTNEQRLRALERFARKAQGKLRVFAGVTGDDAEETRRNYQEAGRLGVFAAVIMPLYFLGSSEEIAPFVESLRSVPSGLPLVLYNNPARTQGQNISFEAVEALPFPVVALKDSSGDLDRLDRYARALPVYQGQQRQFLEGYLHGARGTVGIIGHVSPLPNEFFVPATTTSRREAIARCINDLSKTVKQGGAEVAAYKFLLSLMGVMGDTVGSTEPARQLTAAQREAIRASNIELVSNARMRPV; encoded by the coding sequence TTGACACCATTGCTCGCCGTCAATAGCTTCAACCACGTGCGTCGTAACCAGATTCGCGAGAATATGCGCTCGGCGGCCAAGCCGGTGTCCAGGGAGCAAGTTCCAGTTTGTCTCCTGGCGGATGATGCGACATCGGCGGATCAGATTGCCTTGTCCGTTTGCGAGACTTTGGGCGGGAGGGTTATCACCACCGACGCACGGTCATTGAGCCAGAAAGCGTCGCCGCTGGATGAGAGCTGCGTCTGGGTCGTTAACAGTGGCACGAGAGCTTTATCTCGCGCAGAAGCCCAGGTCCGGAATCAGCAGCTCGCCGCCCGCTTCCCGTCCGGGGAAAGCAATCTTCCCCTGCTCCAGATTGATTCAAGACTTCGCGGAATCGGGAACGCCCTGAGGGGATTCTATGAATCGCTTGATTGTGCTTTCCTGTTGTTCGTTCCAGCGGAACCCGAACTGGGGCGGTTGGTTGAACACAGCCACTACTACCATGTCGAAGCCGGCCGTTTGAGGCCCTTTCACGAGAGTGTGCTGGCAAAGCCGGAGGAGCATTCGTGGACAAGTTCCGATTTGCGGGAGTTTATCGCGGCTGAACTGGGGATTCTCCGGGAGCAGGTTGTTTCCATCGATACCGGGATTATGACGCGAGGCCCCGATGCGGTGCTGGGTTTTCTTCGCGGACTCCAGCCTCAGGGAAAATTCGTGTTGATGCCGGATGTATGCAAGCCGGAGGATTTTGAAGCCGTAATCTCGGCAAAGCTGGCATTGTCGCGGGAGAAGATTCTGGTGGCGGGCTCCCGCACGTTTCTTCGTGCGTACTTCGCGGCTGTTGCGGCCAACAACACAAAACCGAAGCAAGCGACGTTGCTTTCTGCCAGTATTGACCGACGAATCCGGAGTGCTCCGTTGGCGGTCGTATGCTCCCTGGAGCCGGCCATGAATTCACAGGTCGAATATGCGCGGCAGGCGTTGGGACCCAATCTGGTTGCGGTGGTCTTTGATTCCAGCGTCATCCGAGCGGGCGACCAGGCCATCCGGCGCGAGGTGGACCGCGCGCAACATCTGGTTCTGCAAGGGTTGAAAGCAATGAGGCCGGTGTTGCTTCAGTCATCCCGGGACCGGATTGCTGAAGATCCGGTTTTCCAACAGGCGCACCTGAATGCCCTTGGCAAGGTCGTGGCCCACAAACAACTGCCCCGGCAGGTCTCCTCGCTCTTTATCTCCGGCGGCCAAACCGCCGAGATGATTAGAAACGCGCTGGGCATTTCCGCTGTCGAGATGAAAGGCGCTTTTCGGGAGGGCATCCCCTGGGGATTGGCCCTGGAGGGGTCTTTCAAGTCCATACCCCTGGTGACTAAAGGAGGACGGCTGGGCCGGGATGAAGTCTTGTTTGAGTTCTTTGAACAAGGACACCCCCTGCCAAGGGCCAACATACTGCCAGTCGTTACCCCATTGACCAGCGACAGGCAGATTGACGAAGCCGGCATCGAGAAGCTGATCCATCATCTGGTTTTTCTGGGGGCTACAGACATCTTTGCCGTCGGCAACGCGGGCGAATTCCGCTTCCTTACGAATGAACAAAGGCTCAGGGCGCTGGAGCGCTTTGCCCGGAAGGCCCAGGGGAAACTGCGCGTGTTTGCCGGGGTGACCGGCGACGACGCGGAGGAGACGCGAAGGAACTACCAGGAGGCCGGCCGATTGGGCGTATTTGCCGCGGTCATCATGCCCCTCTATTTCCTTGGAAGCTCGGAAGAGATCGCGCCCTTTGTCGAGAGTCTTCGATCTGTGCCATCAGGGTTGCCCCTCGTCCTCTACAACAATCCCGCGCGCACCCAAGGGCAAAATATTTCGTTTGAGGCGGTCGAAGCATTGCCGTTTCCGGTTGTTGCCCTCAAGGACAGCTCGGGAGACCTGGATCGGCTTGATCGGTACGCGAGGGCGTTGCCGGTGTATCAGGGGCAGCAACGGCAGTTCCTGGAAGGCTACCTGCATGGCGCCAGAGGAACCGTCGGGATCATCGGTCATGTCAGCCCGCTGCCGAATGAGTTCTTTGTTCCGGCGACCACGACCTCGCGGCGCGAGGCGATCGCCAGATGCATCAACGACTTGAGCAAAACGGTCAAGCAGGGCGGGGCCGAAGTAGCCGCCTACAAGTTTCTGCTATCGCTGATGGGCGTGATGGGAGACACGGTCGGGTCAACCGAACCCGCCCGGCAACTCACGGCCGCTCAAAGAGAGGCTATTCGGGCAAGCAATATTGAGCTGGTTTCCAACGCGCGCATGCGCCCTGTATGA